Part of the Panicum virgatum strain AP13 chromosome 4N, P.virgatum_v5, whole genome shotgun sequence genome is shown below.
CCATGTCCCAGTGTGCTTCTGCGTTGCGCAAGCTTGTGGAGTCGAAGGTATTAGGCGATTATTTCGGCATGAGATTCTTCATGTTTGAGAACTACGAGTATGACCCACCAGGGCGAAGCGGGGGAGCAAGAGGCAGGGTCGACAGCCGGCGCACTGCTGGGGAAGGcgagcggaggtggcggcgcgaggTCAGGGACATGTTAGACGAAGCGGGTCGAACGACGAGGGACTAAGCGAGAAGGGGTGGCGTGGCCTCTATGACGCCAATTTCGGTGCCAAGATACATGATGCCGAGCTTGGTGCCAAGATCCACAGCGCCGAGCCGCGCCACATCAGCGCCACCTCGGATTGCCACGTGACGCAAGGCCATGACATCGGTGTCATGACTCATGGCGCCGAGACGTATTACCTTGGTGCCATGACTCATGGTgccaagacgtgttatctcggTGCCGCGACTCGTGGCGCCGACCCCGTAGGTTAAAAAATGCAAAACATTTCTCAAGAGGTCTGAATGTAAAAAATCTTTCACAAAAAAGGCCAAAAAGCAAAAAGGCGGCTCCATATCACGCCAATGTACGTGGCCAGGCCAACCGGCGAGACCAAAAAATGTTagatatgcaaaaaaaattatgctgttggattattttattttaaaaaaaactcccTTCGACAAATTCAGATCAGGTGGTTGGATTCCATGCCAATGCTATGTCTCCAGATCTATCTCTTCATCAGGTATCCATTCATTTATACATGTATCAGCAGCAAAAGATGCCACAGCTTGTACCTAGTTGCATTTAATGATGACAACGGGTAAAATTCGAGTGGATATAAACTTCATAAATCTGTACCCTCATGCTAAAATATGTACCGCACCCGCATCCGAAACCCGCTACGGATAGGAAACGACGCTCGTACCCGCTATCTACAGATATCCACTGCTGGAATGCCGTGTACCAGCAAGTTTTAGAAAATCAAGTACGTAAACAAATTTTAATAGTATGTAAATATTAATATATCAATGAATGCGGCTCTATATCTACGCACTAAGAAATTATAGCCCAACAAACAACATATCAACACTATTTATTTAAGGAAACAAATAAATCTGAGCAAATAAATGAACTAATCTCATATATGATACATCACAAAGTTATTGTTCGCAGGTTTACGGATCCGGTATCAATTTTTGAAACACATTAGAAAATATCTATTAGGTTTAGAGTTGTACCGCGCTTATACCCGCAGGTACAAACTCAGACCCATATTCGCGTCCATCGGGTTTGGTATACGCAGGTACGAGGATATTTTGTACCCGTTGCTATGCTATCTATAGTCGGGTTGCATTTCAAGGACGATATATGGTAAGATAGATTGCTTAGCTGACTCACCAACGTAACTCTGACGCAGTTCAATGCACTGCAGTCCAATCATATCCAACCCAATCAGTCCCTGATGCAGAACGCTAAACATGGTCAGCCTGTTGAAATCGTAAACTCTTATCTTGCTTCACAACTTGCAACACTAACGAGTCAACACAATATAGGATCGTGCGTGTTGCTTACAGCAATATATACTGTAGTATATACACTTGAAAGGTTTGTTAGAGCAGAGCTTAGCAGAGGTTGTCAATCAGCAATCAGCAGataatcaatcaatcaatacACCTACCCTCCCTACTACTCCTAGATAAGCTACTAGCATTGCCTGCACAAAGCTTGTGAAACCGACAGCTAAAATATCACATATATTCCATCCATGCCACAACTTTTCCTCTCACAATGCAAGTCGCACTCTACGTTGCCTCGGAACCCCCTTTTCTCGATCAACATGGCACCACAAATTAAAACACCTCAGGAGCCAGCCAATGCTTGCTTGCTTGTTTCAGACATAAAACATCGGATCCTTCATATGTGCAATCTATCTACCCGCAGATGCTaactgcttgcttgcttgcatcTGTTATATTCTATACTACAGACTGCAGCTTATTATTACATACAGATTATGACCACCCCCCTAGCTGGGGTCTCTATTATTCTGCCTTGCTTTTACACAACACGACGGCTATGGACTTGCAGCAGGCTCGCTGGCTGTGGCTCCACTGTCATGTGAGAAGTGGGACTTCAATCCAATCCAACATTGGTAGTAATCAAGATCTCGATACGGCGAATCAAGAGCCCACCGGCACACACGAGGGATGAGCGAAGACTCGAACATGAACGCCAGCGTACCACTGAGCCTGAATGGCTCATTGGCATCAGCACGGCTGATCGTTGCCTCGTATGTCTTGGTGTCTGGTCCATGTGGTGTCATGCAGCTGTGCAGGCTAGCACCTCCGGGGAGAAAACCATCAGCCTTAGCCTGCATATATAAGACCAGCTCATTGCATTGTGTATCATCCTTGAGCATAACATAACAGCTGGTTGAGAGTCCAATATTGATCCAGATGCATGTTACCTCGTATATCCCATAAATCAGGCCCATGAACTCACTCATGCAGTTGCGATGGTAGTATGGAGGGCGGAATGTATTTTCAGCAACCAACCACCTAGGTGGGAATATTACAAAATCAAGTAATGCGACACCAGGCTTATCAGTTGGCGCAGTAAGGACTGCAAATCAAATGAACAAGCAGACCCTCACACATGGTTAGTAGTAGGCCTCAAGATGCAGCCAGGAATGAATTATGCAATTTAACTTAGGGAAGAAATTCAGTTACCTGTGTTTACTGAAGGGTCACCATGATCAAATAGGACCGTATTAAATGGGCAGAACCTACTCAAATCATACTGAAAGgaacagaaaagaaaagaaaaagtcgctgtaaaaaaaaagagacagttTATTATATATAACAAGTGAAAGAAAAAGGACTTAAGAGGCACCAGCACTGCTACAATTGGCTACCTTATATGGGACATAATTCCCATGCCATGCAACCACATTGAACGGAGAAAAATCCTGCGTGGCAGTGAATAGTTCACCACCGTACTTGTGCACTATTGTGTACCCAGGGCGGTGGACCTGCTCAAACCATGCTGTGGGGGAAAGGAAATCCCTTGGTGAAGCCAAACCATTGGCACCTGCAGACAGACATAATTAGATTCTGATTCCAAAACAATTGGAAAAGGGAAGCCGCATGAGGTAGTACTACCGATTGGGCCAAGATCAGGGAGCTGAAAGTGGGTGCCGAAAATCTCAGAAGCGTAGCCACGTGAGGGGCCATCAGGCAAGTCAATGGCAAAGCGGAAGCCTTGAGGAATCACAACAATTTCGCCAGGTGAAACTAGCACCTTTCCACATTCGGTTGTGATCAACAACCCTGGGCTTGATAGCAAAAGAAGAGAGTGAGCATGTGTTGTGTATCCATTCCAAAGAGAAGGCATGCGTGTGCGTCATCAATAGAGATTGCACCGAAAATACAAACATCatttgttttggtttgtttcaatTTGAGGGAACAACAGAAGCATGTGATGGTTACTGCTATGGTGCTGTTGGGTCTGATGATGACAAAAGAATATGCGAATGAATTTTGAAAACAACAAAGTTATTAAGCTGTTATAGGTGAGCCTATCAGAGAGAGCAGAGAAGAGATTCTGAAGGAAGGTAATCAGAGACGATGACTTACTTCCTTGCTGGGGAACAATGAGGAAATCACCATCCGCATTGCAGAAGGCGCATCCGTCCATGGACTTGTTAGCAGCGTACCTAGATTAGAGCAAGTACTACATGATATGAGGAGTGAAATCTCTCAAAATTAAGTGTGGGGGCAATTCGCCAGTGTAGTAGAACAAAACAAACATGTGGATGGCGTATCCATGTCGGAGGAAGGAGCTCCCGGCGCCGCAGACGGTGTAGAGGCCGTCGATGAAGTCGAGGGGCGGGTCCAGGGGCACCTCGGGCGGCCTCCAGCGCAGCTGCgtgggcgtggcggcggctgtGGAGCGGTCGAACTCCCCGACGAGGCGGCCGTGGGCGGTTGGGCGGGGGTGGAAGGGCTCGTGGGTCACCGATGGCTTGATCCGGTACAGCCACCTGCAGCGGAAGAAGAAgctgaatctgaatctgatgGATGATGGAGCGGTTGCAGAAGCAGCAGAGGGCGTACGTGCGCAGGTTCTGGGCCCGTggggtggtgaaggaggtgccGGAGAGCTGCTCGGCGTAGAGGCCCCGCGGGCACACCAGCGGGCTGTTCTGGCCGACGGGGAGCGACCCCGGCACCGCCTCCGACGAGAAGGTGTTGCCCAGTCCGGAGAGGTAGCgcagctgctcctcctcctgcgcggCCATGGCAGATTGCGGAGGAGGAGACGAGCGGGGCAAGGCTCCTGTCCTGCTGACTGCTGTCTGTGCTGGCTGCTGCAACTGCCACGCAGCCACGGCCaagccaccagcagcagcagcagcttcctTCCTGTACTGTAATACATACATGGACTCTcttcaggccctgtttagttctttttCATGCACAAATTTTTTTCGAAGAAATCttaccaatttgaagtactaaataaaatctatttacaaaactttttgcacagatggattgtaaatcgcgagacgaatctaatgatgctaattaatccatgattaagcaataattagcggatggttactgtagcatcactg
Proteins encoded:
- the LOC120671449 gene encoding homogentisate 1,2-dioxygenase; the protein is MAAQEEEQLRYLSGLGNTFSSEAVPGSLPVGQNSPLVCPRGLYAEQLSGTSFTTPRAQNLRTWLYRIKPSVTHEPFHPRPTAHGRLVGEFDRSTAAATPTQLRWRPPEVPLDPPLDFIDGLYTVCGAGSSFLRHGYAIHMYAANKSMDGCAFCNADGDFLIVPQQGRLLITTECGKVLVSPGEIVVIPQGFRFAIDLPDGPSRGYASEIFGTHFQLPDLGPIGANGLASPRDFLSPTAWFEQVHRPGYTIVHKYGGELFTATQDFSPFNVVAWHGNYVPYKYDLSRFCPFNTVLFDHGDPSVNTVLTAPTDKPGVALLDFVIFPPRWLVAENTFRPPYYHRNCMSEFMGLIYGIYEAKADGFLPGGASLHSCMTPHGPDTKTYEATISRADANEPFRLSGTLAFMFESSLIPRVCRWALDSPYRDLDYYQCWIGLKSHFSHDSGATASEPAASP